Proteins found in one Vagococcus carniphilus genomic segment:
- the dhaQ gene encoding DhaKLM operon coactivator DhaQ, translating into MTQIINKPKDAVSQVLNGVAFIHQEKLERLSNTGIIKKQQIDDSQVALISGGGSGHEPAHFGYVGEGMLSASVSGPIFVPPKTAEIVKAIEAVASEKGVLLIIKNFEADVTNFLEAKKMAQQSGIKVAHVIVNDDCSIEEGSYKKRRRGVAGTILVHKILGAAAKEGKNLDELKQLGEDVVASMNTLGVALASGKTIGQEEAVFSLEKGEISFGIGIHGESGYRKEPFFSSEYLANELINKLLTQYPVSISELPFAIMINGLGATTVMEQYIFANDVKRLLQLEEIDVVFQKSGNFMTSTNMAGISLTFLALKEKKWLDYLNEPTDAFAW; encoded by the coding sequence ATGACTCAAATTATTAATAAACCAAAAGACGCAGTTTCTCAAGTGTTAAATGGTGTGGCTTTTATTCACCAAGAAAAATTAGAACGTCTTTCAAATACAGGAATTATAAAAAAACAACAAATAGATGACAGCCAAGTTGCATTAATAAGTGGTGGAGGTAGCGGGCACGAGCCAGCCCATTTTGGATATGTAGGCGAAGGCATGTTAAGCGCAAGTGTTAGTGGTCCAATTTTTGTGCCACCCAAAACAGCAGAAATTGTAAAAGCAATAGAAGCAGTTGCTTCTGAAAAAGGTGTTCTTTTAATTATTAAGAACTTCGAAGCTGATGTGACCAATTTCTTAGAAGCTAAAAAAATGGCACAACAATCAGGAATTAAAGTCGCTCATGTGATTGTTAATGATGATTGTTCTATAGAAGAAGGTAGTTATAAAAAAAGACGCCGTGGTGTAGCAGGAACTATTTTAGTTCATAAAATCTTAGGAGCAGCAGCTAAGGAAGGTAAAAATTTAGATGAGTTGAAGCAATTAGGAGAAGATGTAGTTGCTTCAATGAATACTTTAGGAGTTGCTCTAGCTAGTGGAAAGACAATTGGTCAAGAAGAAGCCGTTTTTTCTCTTGAAAAAGGAGAAATTTCATTTGGCATTGGAATTCATGGGGAGTCTGGTTACCGAAAAGAACCATTTTTCTCTTCAGAATATTTAGCAAATGAACTAATTAATAAATTGTTAACCCAATATCCTGTAAGTATATCAGAGTTGCCTTTTGCTATTATGATTAATGGTTTAGGAGCAACTACTGTCATGGAACAGTATATTTTTGCAAACGATGTTAAACGATTACTTCAGCTAGAAGAAATTGATGTAGTCTTTCAAAAAAGTGGTAATTTTATGACATCCACTAACATGGCTGGTATTTCATTAACTTTTTTAGCTTTAAAAGAAAAAAAATGGTTAGATTATTTAAATGAACCGACAGATGCTTTTGCTTGGTAA
- a CDS encoding glycerol dehydrogenase yields the protein MRKAFICPTKYVQGEDEILNLGYYVKTFGKSALLIAHQDDINRVQKQLDETAEKFGIKIVASHFNGECSRQEVARLQEVAKENKTDCVIGLGGGKAIDTSKCVAEGDALIIVPTIAATDAPTSHSAVLYTEDGEFDDYAYFKQSPSVVMVDTKIIANAPTRFLVAGMGDALSTLFEARATARSYSNVNAGLPNGYLTKETAPAKNTIAAYTLAKACYETLLENGYNAKIACDNNVVTPALENIVETNILLSGLGFESSGLAGVHAIHDGLTALEGTHHYFHGEKVAFSVICQLVLENAPMEELYEVLDFSLSIGLPVCLADIGVDSITYDEAMEVAAKACIPEESIHSMPFPIVEAEVAQAILAADKIGKDYKEKVMN from the coding sequence ATGAGAAAAGCATTTATTTGTCCAACAAAATATGTTCAAGGTGAAGATGAAATCCTAAACCTAGGTTATTATGTGAAAACTTTTGGGAAATCAGCTTTGTTAATCGCTCATCAAGATGATATCAATCGTGTTCAAAAACAATTAGATGAAACAGCTGAAAAATTTGGTATTAAAATTGTCGCTAGTCACTTTAATGGTGAGTGTTCACGCCAAGAAGTTGCTAGACTTCAAGAAGTAGCAAAAGAAAATAAAACGGATTGTGTTATCGGTCTTGGTGGTGGTAAAGCCATTGATACATCAAAATGTGTGGCAGAAGGTGATGCTTTAATCATTGTTCCAACAATTGCAGCAACTGATGCACCAACATCTCACTCAGCAGTTCTTTATACAGAAGATGGTGAGTTTGATGACTATGCTTACTTCAAACAAAGCCCAAGTGTTGTTATGGTAGACACAAAAATTATTGCTAATGCACCAACTCGTTTTTTAGTTGCTGGTATGGGAGATGCGTTATCTACTTTATTTGAAGCTCGTGCAACAGCTCGCTCATATTCTAATGTGAATGCAGGTTTGCCTAATGGTTATTTAACAAAAGAAACAGCACCAGCTAAAAATACAATAGCTGCTTATACATTAGCCAAAGCTTGTTACGAAACATTACTTGAAAATGGTTATAACGCTAAAATTGCTTGTGATAACAATGTTGTAACACCAGCATTAGAAAATATTGTTGAAACTAACATTTTATTATCAGGTCTTGGGTTTGAAAGTAGTGGTTTAGCAGGTGTTCATGCTATTCATGATGGCTTGACAGCTTTAGAAGGAACTCATCATTATTTCCATGGTGAAAAAGTTGCCTTTAGCGTTATCTGTCAATTAGTATTAGAAAATGCACCAATGGAAGAATTGTACGAAGTGTTAGATTTTAGTTTGTCGATTGGTTTACCAGTTTGTTTAGCAGATATCGGTGTTGATTCTATTACTTATGACGAAGCAATGGAAGTTGCAGCCAAAGCTTGTATTCCAGAAGAATCTATCCATTCTATGCCTTTCCCTATTGTAGAAGCTGAAGTAGCTCAAGCTATTCTTGCAGCGGATAAAATTGGTAAAGATTATAAAGAAAAAGTAATGAACTAA
- the dhaM gene encoding dihydroxyacetone kinase phosphoryl donor subunit DhaM — MSLGIVMVSHVSDVVNGIERLINEVAKDVSVTTAGGTEDNGVGTSFEKILTAFEKNEADKILAFYDLGSAKMNLEMAIEMTDKEVTLYDTALLESSYTAAALIQAGADISAIEEQLLPLKVK; from the coding sequence ATGAGTTTAGGAATTGTTATGGTTTCTCACGTGTCTGACGTGGTAAATGGAATCGAGCGACTGATTAATGAGGTTGCTAAAGACGTGTCTGTTACAACAGCAGGTGGAACAGAAGATAATGGTGTAGGAACTAGTTTTGAAAAGATTTTAACTGCTTTTGAAAAGAATGAAGCAGATAAGATATTAGCCTTCTACGATTTAGGAAGTGCCAAAATGAATCTTGAGATGGCTATTGAAATGACAGATAAGGAAGTGACTTTATACGACACAGCTTTATTAGAAAGTAGCTATACAGCAGCAGCATTGATCCAAGCAGGAGCAGATATTTCTGCTATTGAAGAACAGTTATTACCACTAAAAGTAAAATAA
- the dhaL gene encoding dihydroxyacetone kinase subunit DhaL — protein sequence MDVKTLKKWLQLFTEKVVDNKQYLSDLDTPIGDGDHGANMARGTTEMMKAIVEKNPETVTDTFKLAAMTLIGKVGGASGPLYGSAFMGMTKASMSSENLVDILEAGLADIQKRGKAEIGEKTMVDTWAPVIEALKNDELTVEKIQGFAEATKDIKATKGRASYLGDRSIGHIDPGSQSSAYLFEAMLEAGVK from the coding sequence ATGGATGTAAAAACATTAAAAAAATGGTTACAACTTTTCACAGAAAAAGTAGTTGATAATAAACAATACCTAAGTGATTTAGATACACCAATTGGAGACGGGGACCACGGAGCTAATATGGCTCGTGGAACAACTGAAATGATGAAAGCAATTGTTGAGAAAAATCCTGAAACAGTAACGGATACATTTAAACTAGCTGCTATGACATTAATCGGTAAAGTTGGAGGAGCGTCAGGACCTTTATATGGTTCAGCTTTTATGGGAATGACTAAAGCTTCTATGTCATCAGAAAATTTAGTAGATATTTTAGAAGCAGGTTTAGCAGACATTCAAAAACGTGGAAAAGCTGAAATAGGCGAAAAAACAATGGTTGATACGTGGGCTCCAGTTATTGAGGCATTGAAAAATGATGAGTTAACTGTAGAAAAAATTCAAGGTTTTGCAGAAGCTACAAAAGACATCAAAGCAACTAAAGGAAGAGCATCTTATTTAGGTGATCGCTCAATCGGTCATATTGATCCAGGTTCTCAATCAAGTGCTTATCTTTTTGAAGCGATGCTAGAAGCAGGGGTGAAATAA
- the dhaK gene encoding dihydroxyacetone kinase subunit DhaK encodes MKKIINQPEEILNQMLEGLSFAYSDLVERINETDVIVRKDKNEGKVGLVSGGGSGHEPSHAGFVGKGMLSAAVCGEIFTSPTPDQVLEGIKAADTGAGVMLIIKNYSGDVMNFEMAKDMAEMEGIEVETIIVDDDIAVEDSTYTAGRRGVAGTVLVHKILGAYADQGKSLKEVKEVADKLVPNIKTIGVALSGATVPAVGKPGFVLEADEMEYGVGIHGEPGYRKEKLQPSKGLALELVEKLKGEFAWKQGDKYAVLVNGLGSTPLMEQFVFMNDVKELFDKEGLDIEFKKVGDLMTSIDMAGLSLTMVKLEDNWKDQLNHPVTTIAW; translated from the coding sequence ATGAAAAAAATAATTAACCAACCAGAAGAGATTTTAAACCAAATGCTTGAAGGCTTGTCTTTTGCTTACAGTGACTTAGTTGAGAGAATAAATGAAACCGATGTCATTGTAAGAAAAGATAAGAATGAAGGAAAAGTTGGATTAGTCAGTGGTGGCGGAAGTGGTCATGAACCATCACATGCTGGATTTGTTGGAAAAGGCATGTTAAGTGCAGCTGTCTGTGGCGAAATTTTTACATCACCAACACCTGATCAAGTGTTAGAAGGAATTAAAGCAGCCGATACAGGTGCTGGAGTTATGTTGATTATTAAAAACTATTCAGGGGACGTTATGAACTTTGAAATGGCAAAAGACATGGCTGAGATGGAAGGTATTGAAGTTGAAACGATTATTGTAGATGATGATATCGCTGTTGAAGACAGTACATATACAGCAGGTAGACGTGGTGTAGCAGGAACTGTTTTAGTTCATAAAATTTTAGGAGCTTATGCTGATCAAGGTAAGAGTTTGAAAGAAGTAAAAGAAGTTGCTGACAAATTAGTACCCAACATTAAAACAATTGGAGTTGCCTTAAGTGGCGCTACTGTTCCAGCTGTAGGTAAGCCTGGATTTGTTTTAGAAGCAGATGAAATGGAATACGGTGTAGGAATTCACGGTGAACCTGGTTATAGAAAAGAAAAATTACAACCTTCTAAAGGATTAGCCTTAGAGTTAGTCGAAAAATTAAAAGGTGAGTTTGCTTGGAAACAAGGCGATAAATATGCGGTTCTTGTTAATGGATTAGGTAGTACACCATTAATGGAACAATTTGTTTTCATGAATGATGTGAAAGAATTATTTGATAAAGAAGGCTTAGACATTGAATTTAAAAAGGTAGGCGACTTAATGACGTCTATTGATATGGCAGGGCTATCTTTAACAATGGTTAAACTAGAAGATAATTGGAAAGATCAATTGAATCATCCAGTTACAACGATTGCATGGTAA
- the dhaS gene encoding dihydroxyacetone kinase transcriptional activator DhaS has protein sequence MVQNSSLITKKVIAYSFKDLLKVKEFQKISIKDIMTHADYRRQTFYDHFADKFELLEWIYNQEITEIIEHFINYEHWTKIIPRILAYFEKNKLFYQKTLVITEQNNFDLLFSKHLEHFIRTILMEASPGKLSDQELKQNTKFYAYGFTGIIKEWLFNDCETSTDEMEVFLISVIETTIK, from the coding sequence ATGGTACAAAATAGTTCCTTAATTACTAAAAAAGTGATTGCTTATTCCTTTAAAGACTTATTGAAAGTAAAAGAATTTCAAAAGATATCAATCAAAGACATCATGACTCATGCTGATTATAGAAGGCAAACTTTTTATGATCACTTTGCTGATAAGTTTGAACTACTAGAATGGATATACAATCAAGAGATTACAGAAATTATCGAACATTTTATTAACTATGAGCATTGGACTAAAATTATTCCGAGAATACTTGCTTACTTTGAAAAGAATAAATTGTTTTATCAAAAGACATTAGTAATCACTGAACAAAATAATTTTGATTTACTTTTTTCAAAACATTTAGAACATTTCATTCGAACAATTTTAATGGAAGCCTCACCCGGAAAATTATCAGATCAAGAATTGAAACAAAACACAAAATTCTATGCTTATGGTTTTACTGGTATTATTAAAGAATGGCTTTTTAACGATTGTGAAACATCTACTGATGAGATGGAAGTTTTTTTGATTTCAGTCATCGAAACAACGATAAAATAA
- a CDS encoding YhgE/Pip domain-containing protein yields MKRRIRNVLELYHLDWKRIYQNKLTFVLIIALMIIPSLYAWFNIAALWDPYSNTGDIKIAIYSDDVTAEVLDQKVNIGDQILDNLKDNDTLGWQFVKSKDELDKGVKSGKYYAGIYLPKNFSENLVSFVNGDIKHPEIDYSVNQKINAIAPKISDKGAGTIKDTISKEFVETVSKTLMEVLNEIGFNLDSNLPSIKKMTSKVLEIDDNLDEIDGYTKEVVELNKKMPELKGKLNQANDFVGMIPEVNQMTGKVLTLNQKMPEIEKYGDIVYQVQGKIPEIENAGRQINQIDQDFDQVVKMMDEAINEANKGLGIISDAQKLLPEVSELVKTANGVIPDIKNNLSQVQEALPNIAGGVNSGIHIVQVVSNETIVITDGIIKIIDTNELTPDEKAQIKADLQKLSGRLDAQSAMIQSIIDTVQNLQELTGSHNLDGLISQLQSAKNVVDGAKQRVDNVLANFDALAESPQQLAQALAAIKAEAVNINSVVSKINVGAIESEVNALINKAQSMLTNAGNITNSIINEDLINRIDQLMTSTSATITNAVGFLESYKKELPAIQQEIHSANVLLNGNMNLIIGGINDGASFFRNDFPTLKNKLNKASGFIQNDLPGIETDVQKTMKMVNEKAPKFEKALSEATDLINNDWPKIKDSIGKASDLIRKGEEDVNLEEIIKYLKNDANSESNFISSPVKVKQTDVYPVPNYGSASTPFYTALCLWVGAVLFSSIASTKFNLDEEQKKKYSKRQQFLGRMMTYLTVGFFQALIVTLGNQWLLGSYTKNPIWNLIFALFIDFAFMMMVYVLVGLFDNLGKGIAIIILVLSISAGGGNFPIEMSGPFFRAIHPYIPFTHAVNLLRESVGGVYWPSALKAISILLGVTIAFFVAGYILYPKADRLFRKINDNLKKGHILH; encoded by the coding sequence ATGAAAAGACGAATACGAAATGTATTAGAATTATATCATTTAGATTGGAAGAGAATTTATCAGAATAAATTAACATTTGTTTTAATCATTGCATTAATGATTATTCCATCTCTATACGCTTGGTTTAATATTGCGGCTTTATGGGATCCGTATTCTAATACGGGCGATATTAAAATAGCGATTTATTCAGATGATGTGACAGCAGAAGTGTTAGATCAGAAAGTTAATATTGGAGATCAAATTCTGGATAATTTAAAGGACAACGATACGCTTGGTTGGCAATTTGTTAAGTCAAAAGATGAGTTAGACAAGGGTGTTAAAAGCGGTAAATATTACGCAGGTATTTATTTACCTAAAAATTTCTCTGAGAATTTAGTCAGTTTCGTTAATGGAGACATTAAGCATCCAGAAATTGATTACAGCGTGAACCAAAAAATTAATGCGATTGCACCTAAAATTTCAGATAAAGGTGCTGGAACAATCAAAGACACTATCTCAAAAGAATTTGTGGAAACTGTTAGTAAAACATTAATGGAAGTTTTAAATGAAATTGGTTTTAACTTAGATAGTAATCTTCCTTCTATTAAGAAGATGACAAGTAAGGTTTTAGAAATTGATGATAATTTAGATGAAATTGATGGCTATACAAAAGAAGTTGTTGAGTTAAACAAAAAAATGCCTGAACTTAAAGGCAAATTGAATCAAGCAAATGATTTTGTTGGAATGATTCCTGAAGTTAATCAAATGACAGGAAAAGTTTTAACACTTAATCAAAAAATGCCAGAAATTGAAAAATATGGCGATATCGTTTACCAAGTACAAGGGAAAATTCCTGAGATTGAAAATGCAGGACGTCAAATTAATCAAATTGATCAAGATTTTGACCAAGTTGTTAAAATGATGGATGAAGCAATAAATGAAGCTAATAAAGGCTTGGGAATTATTAGTGATGCACAAAAATTATTACCAGAAGTAAGTGAATTAGTAAAAACAGCAAATGGTGTTATTCCAGATATAAAAAATAATTTGAGTCAAGTACAAGAAGCTTTACCAAATATAGCCGGTGGTGTTAATTCAGGTATTCATATTGTTCAAGTAGTTTCTAATGAAACGATAGTGATTACAGATGGGATTATCAAAATAATCGATACAAATGAATTAACTCCTGATGAAAAAGCTCAAATAAAAGCTGATTTACAAAAATTATCAGGTCGTTTAGATGCTCAAAGTGCTATGATTCAATCAATTATTGATACGGTTCAAAATTTACAAGAGCTTACTGGTTCTCATAATTTAGATGGTTTGATTAGCCAATTACAATCAGCTAAAAATGTTGTAGATGGGGCTAAACAACGAGTGGATAATGTTCTTGCTAACTTTGATGCACTAGCAGAGTCACCTCAACAATTAGCACAAGCTTTAGCAGCTATAAAAGCAGAAGCTGTTAACATTAATTCAGTTGTTTCTAAAATTAATGTAGGAGCTATCGAATCAGAAGTAAATGCGTTAATTAATAAAGCACAAAGCATGTTAACAAATGCTGGAAATATTACTAATTCAATTATCAATGAAGATTTAATTAATCGAATTGATCAATTGATGACAAGTACTTCAGCAACCATTACAAATGCTGTTGGTTTCTTAGAATCATATAAAAAAGAACTACCAGCTATTCAACAAGAAATTCATTCAGCTAACGTATTATTAAATGGCAATATGAATTTAATTATTGGTGGAATTAATGACGGAGCATCATTCTTTAGAAATGATTTCCCTACGTTGAAAAACAAATTGAATAAAGCTTCAGGCTTCATTCAAAATGATTTACCAGGTATTGAAACAGATGTTCAAAAGACAATGAAAATGGTCAATGAAAAAGCACCAAAATTTGAAAAAGCTTTATCAGAAGCAACTGATTTAATTAATAATGATTGGCCTAAAATTAAGGATAGCATTGGAAAAGCAAGCGACTTAATTAGAAAAGGTGAAGAGGATGTTAACTTAGAAGAAATCATTAAGTATTTGAAAAATGATGCTAATTCTGAAAGTAACTTCATCTCTAGTCCAGTTAAAGTTAAACAGACTGATGTTTACCCTGTTCCAAACTATGGTTCAGCAAGTACGCCATTCTATACGGCTCTTTGTTTATGGGTAGGAGCTGTCCTATTTTCAAGTATTGCTTCAACTAAATTTAATTTAGATGAAGAGCAAAAGAAAAAATATTCTAAACGTCAACAATTCTTAGGAAGAATGATGACATATCTAACAGTTGGTTTCTTCCAAGCTTTAATTGTTACTCTTGGAAATCAATGGCTGTTAGGTTCATATACTAAAAATCCTATTTGGAATTTAATATTTGCTCTGTTTATTGATTTTGCTTTCATGATGATGGTTTATGTCTTGGTTGGCTTATTCGATAACCTAGGTAAAGGGATTGCTATTATTATCTTGGTATTGTCCATTTCAGCTGGTGGGGGTAACTTCCCAATTGAGATGTCAGGTCCATTCTTTAGAGCAATCCATCCATATATTCCATTTACTCATGCGGTAAACCTTTTACGTGAGTCGGTGGGTGGGGTTTATTGGCCATCAGCTCTAAAAGCTATATCTATTCTGTTAGGTGTAACCATCGCCTTCTTTGTAGCTGGATATATCTTGTATCCAAAAGCTGACCGCTTATTTAGAAAAATTAATGATAACCTTAAAAAAGGTCATATCTTACACTAA
- a CDS encoding Rrf2 family transcriptional regulator — MKLTNATEQAIAIIAILATQDEEMPASSKAIYQKLSVSQSYVKKLLRKLVVSKIIEGVSGNNGGFYIEKSLRDISLLDIVEAIEGPFYSFPHIGVLERAFSDFNEIAQNGNETITEVFTQADIAWNEELRNVTVQDVLSDVFKNYGEIPRRDWNQYV, encoded by the coding sequence ATGAAATTAACCAATGCGACGGAACAAGCAATAGCAATAATTGCAATATTAGCAACTCAAGATGAAGAAATGCCTGCATCGTCTAAGGCAATTTATCAAAAATTATCTGTCTCTCAATCTTATGTTAAAAAATTACTTAGAAAGCTAGTGGTTTCGAAAATAATAGAAGGTGTTTCAGGAAATAATGGTGGGTTTTATATCGAAAAAAGCTTGAGAGATATTTCATTATTAGATATAGTTGAAGCAATCGAAGGACCATTTTATTCTTTTCCTCATATTGGGGTTTTAGAAAGAGCTTTTTCTGATTTTAATGAAATTGCTCAAAATGGGAACGAAACAATCACTGAAGTATTTACGCAAGCAGACATTGCTTGGAATGAAGAGTTGAGAAACGTAACCGTTCAAGATGTCTTATCAGATGTGTTTAAAAATTATGGGGAAATTCCAAGAAGAGATTGGAATCAATACGTGTGA
- a CDS encoding ATP-binding cassette domain-containing protein translates to MLVKNISKTIDNQLILDDISFELNQGEILGVIGRNGVGKTTLFRSIANHYLLDQGSVLIDGKNIEVNRELYEKLFYLDNQNNPIMTMNVITIGKFYQKIYSAFDQEKYIKLIENHQLPKNKSYRQFSKGMQGLFNIILGVSSNAQVLILDEPFDGLDVIVKKQVMKLLLNEISLAQKSLLISSHNLIELETLLDRALILKNGKIVNEYHLEEVKGSMKKVQMVFKDKKIPEIIKKNAEILSVQGRVVVGLFKEITPVLKEEINRIEPVLFEEIPITLEDLFSANLTDEQDFQLFN, encoded by the coding sequence ATGTTAGTAAAAAATATATCAAAAACAATCGATAATCAACTAATTTTAGATGACATTAGTTTTGAACTCAATCAAGGAGAAATACTTGGGGTTATTGGACGAAATGGTGTTGGAAAAACCACTCTTTTTCGAAGTATAGCTAACCACTATTTATTAGATCAAGGCTCAGTCTTGATAGACGGAAAAAACATTGAAGTAAATCGTGAGCTATATGAAAAATTATTTTATTTAGATAATCAAAATAATCCTATTATGACGATGAACGTGATAACAATTGGAAAATTTTATCAAAAAATTTATTCTGCATTTGATCAAGAAAAATATATAAAGTTAATTGAGAATCATCAGTTGCCTAAAAATAAGAGTTATCGCCAATTTTCAAAAGGGATGCAAGGTTTGTTTAACATTATTTTAGGTGTGTCATCAAATGCGCAAGTTCTAATTTTAGATGAGCCGTTCGATGGTTTAGATGTGATTGTAAAAAAACAAGTGATGAAGTTATTGCTTAATGAAATCAGTCTAGCCCAAAAATCTTTATTAATTTCATCTCACAACTTGATAGAGCTTGAAACGTTATTAGATAGAGCGTTGATTTTAAAAAATGGGAAAATTGTAAATGAGTATCATTTGGAAGAAGTTAAAGGCTCGATGAAAAAAGTTCAGATGGTCTTTAAAGATAAGAAAATTCCAGAAATCATTAAGAAAAATGCTGAGATTTTAAGTGTTCAAGGCCGTGTAGTTGTTGGTTTATTTAAAGAAATAACACCAGTCCTAAAAGAAGAGATTAACCGAATTGAACCAGTTTTATTTGAAGAAATACCAATTACGCTGGAAGATTTGTTTTCTGCTAATTTAACAGACGAACAAGACTTTCAATTGTTTAATTAA
- a CDS encoding GntR family transcriptional regulator: MVQIDKMSGKPLFEQVILGVKQDILRGILNPGDKILSVREMAAQLMINPNTISKAYKVLEEEDVIVTVRGKGTFVKQLDTETRNDKQINKLKQQFIELVIEASYLNIKEEELIQWIEESSHYFRRS; the protein is encoded by the coding sequence ATCGTGCAGATAGATAAGATGAGTGGTAAACCTCTATTTGAGCAAGTGATATTAGGAGTGAAGCAGGACATACTTCGAGGAATATTAAACCCAGGAGATAAAATTTTATCCGTTAGAGAAATGGCTGCGCAGTTGATGATTAATCCAAACACGATTAGTAAAGCTTATAAAGTACTAGAAGAGGAAGATGTCATTGTGACAGTTCGTGGAAAAGGGACGTTTGTTAAGCAGTTAGATACTGAAACAAGGAATGATAAACAAATTAATAAGTTGAAACAACAATTCATCGAACTAGTCATAGAAGCTAGCTATTTAAATATAAAAGAAGAAGAGCTGATTCAATGGATTGAAGAATCTTCTCATTACTTTAGGAGGAGCTAA
- a CDS encoding SpaH/EbpB family LPXTG-anchored major pilin, with the protein MNKKLGKIMTLFVLVFPLLAGMMTTTAQAADGETVSINLHKRVFEKGASGENPYPKQNTGEIMEDFGGEPLNNVTFEAYDVTNKYIELLSTLTDVQATAEIVKNANASNYAPDYATKVGTQKTAGEGIATFADLPLKDEKGKFKTYLFVETNSPANIKEKAAPIVLTMPLYKGDTEVINENVHIYPKNEKEQVLTKDLSEESKKKLTVTIDGKEYFNVEQGVPFGYELSALIPWNVKDREYYKVTDTPNKGMQVLIDTVKVEGLDKDNGDFTVAVDASGRGFVVTLNTSKQAVMNLAGKRAKITYDAYLTEDAAIDTGINNTAVVEVGPGPDGEGPEKPEEPVVGPDIYTGGKKFEKVDDKSGKTLAGAKFNLVKVDKDGKVISYATLANGKYTWSATADNATSFESDTNGKLEVKGLEYSEKLTNDESYALVEYEAPTGYAKLDKPVKFNVVKDEFTTQTLEVKNIKKGLLPSTGGNGIYLFLAVGSLLMVGAAVWYRRTQVEVEV; encoded by the coding sequence ATGAATAAAAAATTAGGGAAAATTATGACGTTGTTTGTACTGGTATTTCCACTACTAGCTGGAATGATGACAACAACGGCTCAAGCAGCAGATGGAGAAACAGTATCAATCAACTTACACAAGCGTGTATTTGAAAAGGGCGCATCAGGAGAGAATCCATATCCTAAACAAAATACAGGAGAGATTATGGAAGATTTTGGTGGAGAACCATTAAATAATGTTACTTTTGAAGCATATGACGTAACAAATAAGTATATTGAACTATTGAGTACATTAACTGATGTTCAAGCAACTGCTGAAATTGTTAAAAATGCCAATGCTTCTAACTATGCACCAGATTATGCTACTAAAGTTGGAACACAAAAAACTGCTGGTGAAGGAATTGCAACTTTTGCTGATTTACCACTTAAAGATGAAAAAGGTAAGTTTAAAACATATTTATTTGTTGAAACAAACTCACCAGCAAATATTAAAGAAAAAGCAGCACCAATTGTGTTAACAATGCCATTATATAAAGGTGATACTGAAGTAATTAACGAAAACGTTCATATCTATCCAAAGAATGAAAAAGAACAAGTTTTAACAAAAGATTTATCAGAAGAATCTAAGAAAAAATTAACAGTTACAATTGATGGTAAAGAATATTTTAACGTGGAGCAAGGCGTTCCTTTTGGTTATGAATTATCTGCGTTAATCCCTTGGAATGTTAAAGATAGAGAATACTATAAAGTAACAGATACACCTAACAAAGGAATGCAAGTTTTAATTGATACAGTTAAAGTCGAAGGATTAGATAAAGACAATGGTGATTTCACTGTTGCAGTAGATGCTTCAGGTCGTGGATTTGTAGTAACTTTAAATACTTCTAAACAAGCTGTTATGAACTTAGCTGGTAAGAGAGCTAAGATTACTTACGACGCTTATCTTACAGAAGATGCAGCGATTGATACAGGAATTAACAATACGGCTGTTGTTGAAGTTGGACCTGGTCCTGATGGTGAAGGCCCTGAAAAACCAGAAGAGCCAGTAGTTGGACCTGATATCTATACAGGTGGAAAAAAATTCGAAAAAGTTGATGACAAGTCAGGTAAAACATTAGCAGGTGCTAAATTTAATTTAGTGAAAGTAGACAAAGATGGTAAGGTTATTTCTTACGCTACTTTAGCAAATGGTAAATATACTTGGTCAGCAACTGCAGATAATGCAACATCATTTGAATCAGATACTAATGGAAAATTAGAAGTTAAAGGATTAGAATACTCAGAAAAATTAACTAATGACGAGTCTTATGCATTAGTAGAGTACGAAGCACCAACAGGTTACGCTAAATTAGATAAACCGGTTAAATTTAATGTGGTTAAAGATGAATTTACGACACAAACATTAGAAGTTAAAAACATTAAAAAAGGTTTATTACCATCAACTGGTGGTAATGGTATTTACTTATTCTTAGCTGTAGGTAGTTTATTAATGGTAGGTGCAGCTGTTTGGTACCGTCGTACACAAGTTGAAGTAGAGGTTTAA